A region of Pseudorca crassidens isolate mPseCra1 chromosome 8, mPseCra1.hap1, whole genome shotgun sequence DNA encodes the following proteins:
- the UBE2H gene encoding ubiquitin-conjugating enzyme E2 H isoform X2 has protein sequence MNKIFHPNIDEASGTVCLDVINQTWTALYDLTNIFESFLPQLLAYPNPIDPLNGDAAAMYLHRPEEYKQKIKEYIQKYATEEALKEQEEGTGDSSSESSMSDFSEDEAQDMEL, from the exons atgaataaaattttccatcccAACATTGATGAAGC GTCAGGAACTGTGTGTCTAGATGTAATTAATCAAACTTGGACAGCTCTGTATG ATCTTACCAATATATTTGAGTCCTTCCTGCCCCAGTTGTTGGCCTATCCCAACCCCATAGATCCTCTCAATGGTGACGCTGCAGCTATGTACCTCCATCGACCAGAAGAATACAAGCAGAAAATTAAAG AGTACATCCAGAAATATGCAACAGAGGAGGCACTGAAAGAACAGGAAGAGGGCACCGGAGACAGCTCATCGGAGAGTTCTATGTCTGACTTTTCGGAAGATGAGGCCCAGGATATGGAGTTGTAG